A window of Pirellulales bacterium genomic DNA:
GTGACTGCCCGGTTGGCCGTAACTTTAACTGCCATAACGACTTTTTCTTTCTCTGGGAACCGCTTTCTTCGTTTGACATGCCCCTGCCTGCCGCTAGAATGAAGTAGGTTGGCGCGTGCGGTGCGTTCTTACTTTGCGCCAATTTTGGCTGCTCCGGTCATGTGTGCGGGCGATCGACCGGTCCCATTTGCTTGCCGCTCGCTGCTTTCTGCCGGGATCAAAACATGGGTACTTTTAGCATTTGGCACATGTTGGTGATTGCGTTCATCGTCCTGCTGCTGTTCGGCAACCGGCTTCCCAGTGTGATGCGATCCTTAGGCGAAGGCGTAGTGGAATTCAAAAAGGGAATGCAAGGAATTGAGGACGACAAGTCCAAGGAAAAAGAAAAAATTGAGTGATTGCATGGAGTGACTGTGGCACGGCATTCTTCACTGCCCGGTCATTTGCCAACGGATTTGTGGCTCTGGATTAAGGATGCGGTTAAGTCATGTTCGAAGGATTGTCTCCCTCGCATTTAGTGATTGTTCTGGGCATCGCTTTGCTGCTATTTGGTGATCGTTTGCCACAGGTCATGCGTTCGGTTGGCAAGGGCGTATTGGAATTCAAAAAAGGATTGCGTGGGATTGAAAGCGCCATTGAAGCCGCGGCAACTGCGCCGGCGGCGACGAGCAACCAATCCAGTAGTGTGCCAAGCGAAACGATAGTTCACCGCGACGAAGTTTCAGTTCCGCGGTTCAGCCCGCCAACTTCCGAGCCCCGCGCGGAGACTCTCACAGCTGCCTCTGCTCCAGCTGCCACGGCACCGGCCAGCGAGTCGGGGGCAGCGCCGCCACCGGTGGTTGAGTACGGCCACTCGGAACAACACGGCGGATCTGCTTAAGACGAGCTTGTTGCTTCGCTCTGCCATGGCCCTGGTCCACCATCTTACGCTCAGCTAAGATATTTCCTCGCACGGTCGACACGTTTGCAGCATCGACATTCTTAGGGCGGCTAGCTCAGTTGGTTAGAGCACTATCCTCACACGGTAGGGGTCACAGGTTCGAGTCCTGTGCCGCCCATTCGTAAATTCCCCATTTTTTTCACGGATGCGTCTTGTCGAGCGAGTTGGTTGGCGGGATTTTTAATCCGAACGGTCAAATCCTACCGTTCCTTTATAAGTTCCAACTTTTGAGCGTAGGTTATCAAAAAATGTTGTGATAGCCCCGTGGCGTTTTGAGCGTCAATTTCTCGGAAGGCTCGTCGATGTTGTTCCATGATTGTTGAGCGCAGAATCCGCGAAATCCAACTCTGGGCATGTCGCTCGTAAGGCCAACCGAGCCGTCAGATTCCCATTTTTTCCTTGCAGAATGTCGATTTCGTTAGTACGATAAGCAAATGCTACGACCGCCGGTGGCGGTTGCTCTGGGGGGAAGCGACGGGTCCTTGGGAACAGGTCTCGTCTGCAGTGCTTTGGGTTCGGTTTGGAGCCGAGCCCGACGTACTATCTGTTGCGTTTTGTCGCGGTAGAGGAGGCCTTGTGGCTGCCCACTTGTTTTTCAATCGAGCTGTATCTTCGCGCCCACGTCATTTACGAAACTCTCGCCGTTCTACCCGGCGATCGCTACGCGCTATGGTAGAAGTGTTGGAGCGGCGTGCCTTGCTGGCCGCCGGCGACGTGCTGGCCAATCACTATACGGCTGGCACCACCGGCGAAGATTTGAACGAAACCGTGTTGACCCCGGCGAATGTAAACCAAACCAGCTTTGGCAAGGTATTTACCACCACGCTCGATGGCCAGGTGTACGCCCAAATTCTTGCCGTCGCCAATGTGAACATTACCCGCGGTTCGTCGCTCGGCATTCATAACGTGCTGTATGTGGCCACGCAGCACGATAGCTTGTATGCGATCGATGCCTCTACCGGGGCGATTTTGTGGCAGGATAGTTTTCTGCAAATTGCCGATCCGCGCGTGACCACCATCGGCAGCCCCGTGTCGACGGCAGGCGTCAGCACCATTCCCGCGGGAGTGAACGGCCCCAACGGCACGACGGAAAATGCATTAGTGAACTCGGCGGACGTGGGTCCGGAATTGGGCATTCTTTCGACGCCCGCCATTGATGGCTCCACGGGCATTTTATATGTCAACCCCAACACGCAGGAATTGCGCAACGGCTCCACGCCCACCAGCACGGTCAGCGGAGCCGATTGGCATTTCGTGCAGCGGCTGTGGGCCGTGAAGCTTTCTGATGGCTCCGTGGCCATCACGCCGAATAACCCGGCCGTAGAACCGACGTCCGGCGGGCAAGTCATTGGCGACACAATCATCAATCCGCGCGTCTCGGGGAGCAATCCAGCGTTCAGCTCCTATAGTGTTACCATAACTTCTTTGACGCAAAGCGGCGGGACGGCCACGGCAACCATCAGTAGCTCCACCAGTACCGGCGGCATGCATATTGGCGACTGGATTAGCATTTCCGGCGCCACGCCCACGGGCTACGACGGCAATTTCCAAGTCACCGCCATTCCGTCTTCAACAACTTTTCAATTCAATGTTTCGAGCAGCCTGACAAGTCCGGCGACCGGCACCCTTACGCTGAGGGGGGTTGCCGATTACAAATATGTGGCGGGGCCTTATGTGAAGGGCAGCGGCAATAACAACGACACCTTCAACGGCTCCGGCCATGTGGCCACGACAAGCAATGCCGACAGCTGGGCCACCAACACCGCCGACAGCACATCATTCTTCGCGGGAACGAATCCTTCCGTTGCCGGATACGTTGCCTTCAACGCGTTATTGCAGATGAACCGCGTCGCCACCACGCTAATCAATGGAGAAATTTATCTCGGTTTCGCTTCTCACGGCGACGACGGTCCGTATTACGGTTGGATATTGGGGTACAATGCCTCGACGTTGGCCAACAACGTCGCCTTCGTTAGCATTCCAAAGTTTGAAGATTTTGGGGTTGTCTCCGGCGATCGGGCCGATTTCGATGCCCAAGCTGGGTTCTGGAATGCGGGGGCCGTGTTCGCCACCGATGGCACCTATTTGTACATCTCCACCGGCAACGGCGCGTTCAATCCAAATCCCAGCAATTTCAATTCCACCTACACGTCCACCGATAGCGGCCACACCGTGCAAATGCCGCTGGACGACGATTATGGCGACTCGGTTTTGAAGCTGCAGTTCGATCCAAGTGCTACGCAAAATAATATTAACCTCACTACCACCGGCGTAATGCACAACCCCAACGGCACGTACGATCCTGATGATGGATACGACGCCAATGGTTATGGATTGAAGGTGGTCGATTATTTCACTGCGTCGAACGTTTTTGAAATGAACAAAAACGACGAAGATGTTGGTTCCGGTGGCGTGATGCTCATTCCGTCGACCGGAACCGA
This region includes:
- a CDS encoding twin-arginine translocase TatA/TatE family subunit translates to MGTFSIWHMLVIAFIVLLLFGNRLPSVMRSLGEGVVEFKKGMQGIEDDKSKEKEKIE
- a CDS encoding twin-arginine translocase TatA/TatE family subunit, giving the protein MFEGLSPSHLVIVLGIALLLFGDRLPQVMRSVGKGVLEFKKGLRGIESAIEAAATAPAATSNQSSSVPSETIVHRDEVSVPRFSPPTSEPRAETLTAASAPAATAPASESGAAPPPVVEYGHSEQHGGSA